In the genome of Saprospira sp. CCB-QB6, one region contains:
- the rplR gene encoding 50S ribosomal protein L18 → MASKQMTRRQRIHRRIRKKLKGTAERPRMTVYRSNSHIYVQLIDDIAGTTLVSASSKEDGIDGQNVNKSETARLVGGLVAKKAIEKGINTVIFDRGGYLYHGRIKALAEGARGAQKEDGSNELLQF, encoded by the coding sequence ATGGCTTCAAAACAAATGACTCGTCGTCAGCGCATTCACAGAAGAATCCGCAAAAAGCTTAAAGGTACTGCCGAGCGTCCACGCATGACAGTATACAGAAGCAACTCTCATATATATGTCCAGCTTATCGATGATATCGCTGGTACAACCTTGGTCTCCGCTAGCTCTAAAGAAGACGGAATTGATGGCCAAAATGTCAATAAATCTGAAACAGCTCGCCTTGTTGGTGGCCTAGTTGCTAAAAAAGCAATCGAAAAAGGTATCAACACTGTTATCTTCGATCGTGGTGGCTATCTCTACCACGGCCGCATCAAAGCCCTCGCTGAAGGTGCTCGCGGTGCTCAAAAAGAAGATGGTAGCAATGAGCTCCTTCAATTCTAA
- the rplF gene encoding 50S ribosomal protein L6 encodes MSRIGKLPIEIPAGVEVNIKGNIVEVKGAKGQLSQEIASSGISAKIEDGQVLVSRATEQKRHKAMHGLYRQLIANMIEGVSQGYKVELELHGVGYRASNKGQLLELALGYSHPVMFYLPDEVSVTTETKKGSAPLVTLESFDKHLIGQVAAKIRSFRKPEPYKGKGVRFKGEQIRRKAGKTAAK; translated from the coding sequence ATGTCTCGTATAGGAAAACTGCCTATTGAAATTCCAGCGGGCGTAGAAGTTAATATCAAAGGTAATATCGTAGAGGTAAAAGGCGCTAAAGGCCAACTATCTCAAGAAATTGCCTCTTCTGGTATCTCTGCCAAAATTGAAGATGGTCAGGTACTAGTATCTCGCGCTACCGAGCAAAAACGTCATAAAGCTATGCATGGCCTTTACCGCCAGCTGATCGCTAACATGATTGAAGGAGTTTCTCAAGGCTACAAAGTAGAACTAGAATTGCATGGTGTGGGTTACCGCGCTAGCAATAAAGGCCAACTCCTAGAATTGGCCCTAGGTTATTCTCACCCCGTTATGTTCTACCTTCCCGATGAAGTTAGCGTAACTACCGAAACTAAAAAAGGTTCAGCTCCTTTGGTGACTCTAGAGTCTTTCGATAAGCACCTTATCGGCCAAGTTGCTGCCAAAATTCGTAGCTTCCGCAAACCCGAACCTTACAAAGGCAAAGGGGTACGCTTCAAAGGAGAACAAATCCGTAGAAAAGCCGGTAAAACCGCTGCTAAATAA
- the rpsH gene encoding 30S ribosomal protein S8 yields the protein MAVTDPVADYLTRIRNAQMAKHRVVEIPASNLKKRITEILYDQGYILRYKFEETSNKQGVIKIALKYDASSKQPVIRKMKRVSRPGLRHYVKAGELPRIINGLGLAIISTSKGVITDKKAREENVGGEVLFYIY from the coding sequence ATGGCAGTAACAGATCCTGTTGCGGACTACCTAACTCGAATCCGCAATGCCCAGATGGCTAAACATCGCGTCGTCGAAATCCCAGCCTCGAATCTGAAAAAAAGAATTACTGAAATTCTTTATGATCAGGGCTATATCCTCCGTTACAAGTTTGAAGAAACTTCTAACAAACAAGGAGTTATCAAAATCGCTCTCAAATACGATGCTTCTTCTAAGCAGCCCGTTATTCGTAAAATGAAGCGTGTTAGCCGCCCAGGCCTCCGTCACTATGTGAAGGCTGGTGAGCTTCCCCGTATCATTAACGGCCTAGGCTTGGCAATCATCTCTACCTCTAAAGGGGTAATCACAGACAAAAAAGCTCGTGAAGAGAATGTAGGTGGTGAAGTACTCTTCTACATCTACTAA
- the rpsN gene encoding 30S ribosomal protein S14 translates to MARKSVIAREKKRERLVQKYAARREQLKNEGRWDELDKLPKNSSKVRLHNRCKLTGRPKGYMRQFGLCRVKFREMALAGKIPGVTKASW, encoded by the coding sequence ATGGCCCGTAAATCCGTAATCGCAAGAGAAAAGAAAAGAGAGCGCCTAGTGCAAAAATATGCTGCTCGCCGCGAACAACTCAAAAATGAAGGTCGTTGGGACGAACTAGATAAGTTGCCCAAGAACTCTTCTAAAGTCCGCTTGCACAACCGTTGCAAACTTACAGGACGTCCTAAAGGCTACATGCGCCAATTTGGCCTCTGCCGTGTGAAGTTCCGCGAAATGGCTCTAGCTGGTAAAATTCCTGGTGTAACCAAGGCTAGCTGGTAA
- the rplE gene encoding 50S ribosomal protein L5: protein MSYQPRLKQKYQEEVVAKLKEKFQYKSIMQVPKLEKICVSQGVGMATSDKKLVDNAVEELTLITGQRAVKTKAKKSISNFKLREGMPIGARVTLRGTNMYEFLDRLINVALPRVRDFRGISNKSFDGRGNYTLGVTEQIIFPEINLDKIPRITGMDITFVTSAPTDEESLELLTLLGLPFKTKS from the coding sequence ATGAGCTATCAACCTAGATTAAAGCAGAAGTACCAAGAAGAGGTGGTTGCTAAGCTGAAAGAAAAGTTTCAGTACAAAAGCATCATGCAAGTACCCAAGTTGGAAAAGATCTGCGTAAGCCAAGGTGTAGGGATGGCTACCTCTGACAAAAAGTTGGTTGATAATGCTGTCGAGGAGCTAACTCTTATCACAGGTCAGCGTGCCGTGAAAACTAAAGCCAAGAAGTCGATTTCAAACTTCAAGCTTCGTGAAGGTATGCCTATTGGTGCTCGCGTAACACTACGTGGCACAAATATGTATGAATTCCTCGATCGCCTAATCAATGTTGCTCTTCCTCGTGTACGTGACTTCCGTGGTATCAGCAACAAAAGTTTTGATGGTAGAGGTAATTACACCCTAGGTGTAACAGAACAAATTATCTTCCCTGAGATTAACTTGGATAAAATCCCTCGTATCACAGGTATGGATATCACTTTTGTCACTTCTGCTCCAACAGATGAGGAATCTCTAGAATTACTCACTCTTCTTGGACTACCCTTTAAAACTAAAAGCTAA
- the rplX gene encoding 50S ribosomal protein L24, producing MANKKQTKVKLHVKVGDTVKVISGDEKGNTGKVVKTFPLEQRALVEGLNKVKKHIRATNERAGGIIEKEASIHVSNLMLVDAEGVASKVKMEIQDGKKVRISKKSNQAI from the coding sequence ATGGCAAACAAAAAGCAAACTAAGGTGAAACTACACGTAAAAGTGGGAGACACCGTAAAAGTGATCTCTGGAGACGAGAAAGGCAATACTGGTAAAGTAGTAAAAACTTTCCCTCTAGAGCAACGTGCACTTGTAGAAGGCCTCAATAAGGTAAAAAAACACATCCGTGCTACTAACGAACGCGCAGGTGGAATCATCGAAAAAGAAGCCTCTATTCACGTTTCTAACCTTATGCTTGTAGACGCTGAAGGCGTTGCTAGCAAGGTGAAAATGGAAATTCAAGACGGCAAAAAAGTCCGCATTTCTAAGAAATCAAATCAAGCTATTTAA
- the rplN gene encoding 50S ribosomal protein L14, translating into MIQAESRLRVADNTGAKEVLCIKVLGGSKRRYASIGDIIVVTVKDAAPGGQVKKGVVSKAVIVRTKKEIRRQDGSYIRFDDNAVVLLNASEEPRGTRIFGPVARELRERDFMKIVSLAPEVL; encoded by the coding sequence ATGATACAAGCAGAAAGTAGACTGCGAGTAGCTGATAACACGGGAGCCAAAGAAGTACTTTGTATTAAGGTACTTGGTGGCTCTAAACGTCGTTATGCCTCTATCGGTGACATTATTGTAGTTACGGTAAAGGATGCAGCTCCTGGCGGTCAGGTAAAAAAAGGCGTTGTTTCTAAAGCGGTAATCGTACGCACGAAAAAAGAAATTCGTCGCCAAGACGGTTCTTATATTCGCTTTGATGACAATGCAGTTGTTCTCCTCAATGCCTCGGAAGAGCCTAGAGGAACTCGTATTTTTGGCCCAGTAGCCCGTGAGTTGCGCGAGCGCGACTTTATGAAAATTGTTTCACTCGCTCCTGAAGTACTATAA
- the rpsQ gene encoding 30S ribosomal protein S17, with amino-acid sequence MATESTRNLRKQRVGIVTSNKMDKTITVSVERRVKHPIYGKFVKTTKKFSAHDEKNDCNTGDVVRIMETRPLSKKKRWRLVEIIERAK; translated from the coding sequence ATGGCAACAGAATCAACACGCAATCTGCGCAAGCAACGTGTGGGTATCGTGACCAGCAACAAGATGGATAAAACCATCACTGTTTCTGTTGAGCGCCGGGTAAAGCACCCTATTTATGGTAAGTTTGTAAAAACTACCAAGAAATTTAGCGCTCATGATGAGAAGAACGACTGCAACACTGGCGATGTCGTTCGCATTATGGAAACTCGACCCTTGAGCAAAAAGAAGCGCTGGAGACTGGTTGAGATTATTGAACGTGCGAAATAA
- the rpmC gene encoding 50S ribosomal protein L29, producing the protein MDKIKATSMTDEQLKEALEQAETALQEMVYQHNVSALARPSDLKLTRKNIARIKTELRARELKQLEEAGDLKRDRIRARRKKK; encoded by the coding sequence ATGGACAAGATTAAGGCAACGTCTATGACAGACGAGCAGCTGAAAGAAGCCCTTGAGCAAGCAGAAACTGCTTTGCAAGAGATGGTTTATCAGCACAATGTTTCTGCTTTGGCCCGTCCTAGCGATCTTAAGCTGACTCGTAAAAACATTGCGAGAATCAAAACAGAGCTTCGTGCTCGTGAATTGAAGCAGCTAGAAGAAGCTGGTGACCTTAAGCGGGATCGCATCCGGGCTCGTAGAAAGAAGAAATAG
- the rplP gene encoding 50S ribosomal protein L16 yields the protein MLQPRRTKYRKQQKGRIKGIAHRGSKISFGTFGIKTLEEGWITNRQIEAARIAMTRYMKREGKVWIRIFPDKPITKKPNEVRMGKGKGALSHYVAVIKPGRVLFEIDGVKRSIAEEALRLAAQKLPVKMKFVVRNDYVEQ from the coding sequence ATGTTACAACCGAGAAGAACCAAATACCGCAAGCAGCAGAAGGGCCGTATCAAAGGTATTGCCCATCGCGGTTCTAAAATTTCTTTCGGGACATTCGGCATTAAAACCTTGGAAGAGGGTTGGATTACCAACCGTCAGATTGAGGCGGCTCGTATTGCGATGACTCGCTATATGAAACGTGAAGGAAAGGTATGGATCCGAATTTTCCCCGATAAGCCTATCACTAAGAAGCCCAACGAAGTACGTATGGGTAAGGGTAAGGGAGCTTTGTCTCACTATGTTGCTGTAATTAAGCCAGGTCGTGTTCTGTTTGAAATTGATGGAGTTAAGCGATCTATTGCTGAAGAGGCTTTGCGCCTAGCCGCTCAAAAGTTGCCCGTCAAGATGAAGTTTGTCGTGCGCAACGATTATGTAGAACAATAA
- the rpsC gene encoding 30S ribosomal protein S3: protein MGQKTNPIGNRLGIVRGWDSNWFGGKDYAEKVVEDEKIRAYLRVRVEKGGIARIVIERTLKRVTVTIHTSRPGIIIGKGGQEVDRIREELKKLTGKEVQINIFEIRKPELNAQIVGETIAKQLEARINYRKATKMSIQSTMRAGAEGIKVRLSGRLNGSDMSRSEEYKEGRSPLHTFRADIDYAIVEAQTVYGKIGVKVWICRGEIYDKVDLFPSQQSRSGRGGRGGSGRDNNRRGGRDNNRRGGRDNNRRRKS, encoded by the coding sequence ATGGGACAGAAAACTAATCCAATAGGTAACCGTCTGGGGATTGTACGCGGCTGGGATTCTAACTGGTTTGGCGGCAAGGACTATGCGGAGAAAGTAGTAGAGGATGAGAAGATCCGTGCCTATCTACGCGTTCGCGTAGAGAAAGGTGGTATTGCACGTATTGTGATTGAGCGTACGCTCAAGCGTGTTACTGTAACTATTCATACATCACGTCCTGGTATTATTATCGGTAAAGGTGGCCAAGAGGTTGACCGTATTCGTGAGGAGTTGAAGAAGTTGACAGGTAAAGAAGTGCAGATCAACATCTTTGAAATCCGCAAGCCTGAATTGAACGCACAGATTGTTGGTGAGACTATCGCTAAGCAATTGGAGGCGCGTATCAATTACCGTAAGGCAACAAAAATGTCTATTCAATCAACTATGCGTGCTGGTGCCGAGGGTATCAAAGTACGTTTGTCTGGTCGTTTGAATGGTTCAGATATGTCTCGTTCTGAGGAGTATAAAGAAGGACGTTCTCCTTTGCATACTTTCCGTGCAGATATCGATTACGCTATTGTTGAGGCTCAGACTGTATATGGTAAGATTGGGGTAAAGGTATGGATTTGTCGTGGGGAAATTTATGACAAAGTAGATCTATTCCCTAGTCAGCAGAGCCGTAGTGGTCGTGGTGGCCGTGGTGGTAGTGGTCGTGACAACAACCGTCGTGGTGGTCGTGACAACAACCGTCGTGGTGGTCGTGACAACAACCGTCGTAGAAAGTCTTAA
- the rplV gene encoding 50S ribosomal protein L22, with amino-acid sequence MQYNNETVQATAKLKGCRMSARKMRLSADIVRGLPVSKALGIVKFTRKEGARHLEKMLLSAVANWSVLTGEEADEYGLVVKAIWVDQGPQLKRFQPAPHGRAHRIRKHSCHVSLVVENTVALPTDFVVEEEVAEEIEASND; translated from the coding sequence ATGCAATATAATAATGAGACGGTACAGGCGACGGCGAAGTTGAAAGGCTGTCGGATGTCTGCGCGCAAGATGCGTTTGTCTGCGGATATTGTCCGTGGTCTACCTGTATCAAAGGCTTTGGGTATTGTAAAATTTACCCGTAAGGAAGGTGCTCGTCATTTGGAGAAGATGCTATTATCTGCAGTAGCGAACTGGTCTGTATTGACTGGTGAGGAGGCAGATGAGTATGGCTTGGTCGTGAAGGCTATTTGGGTTGACCAAGGGCCTCAGCTCAAGCGTTTTCAGCCTGCGCCACATGGTCGTGCGCACCGTATTCGTAAACATTCTTGTCACGTAAGTTTGGTGGTAGAGAATACCGTAGCTCTTCCTACTGATTTTGTAGTAGAGGAAGAAGTGGCAGAAGAAATTGAAGCATCAAACGATTAA
- the rpsS gene encoding 30S ribosomal protein S19, which yields MARSLKKGPYVYHKLIKKLIKSKSSKKKGVIKTWSRSSMIIPQMVGETIAVHNGRTFVPVYVTENMVGHKLGEFAPTRTYRGHSGNRKK from the coding sequence ATGGCACGTTCACTGAAAAAAGGACCATACGTTTACCACAAGTTGATCAAAAAATTGATCAAGTCGAAGAGTTCAAAGAAGAAAGGTGTTATCAAAACCTGGTCACGTTCTTCTATGATTATTCCTCAGATGGTAGGCGAGACCATCGCTGTGCATAATGGTCGTACATTTGTACCCGTATATGTAACAGAGAACATGGTAGGTCATAAGTTGGGAGAGTTTGCTCCTACACGTACTTATCGCGGGCACTCTGGAAACAGAAAGAAATAG
- the rplB gene encoding 50S ribosomal protein L2 encodes MPVKKYNPITPGTRTRLGNTFAEVTTDKPEKSLIRKSSKTGGRNGQGRMTVRQRGGGHKRRYRVIDFKRNKDGIPATVKSIEYDPNRTAFIALLVYADGEKRYILAPHKLKVGDILLSGAEIAPNLGNSLPLSKIPLGTTIHAIETRPGKGATLVRSAGTSATLAGRDGKYVIIKMPSGETRLVLAECRATVGTVSNPDHGLQVLGKAGRKRWLGRRPRVRGVAMNPVDHPMGGGEGRASGGHPRSRGNIMAKGQKTRKTKKYSDKFIITRRKTGKNKK; translated from the coding sequence ATGCCAGTTAAGAAGTATAATCCGATTACGCCTGGTACTAGAACTCGGCTTGGGAACACTTTTGCGGAAGTGACCACAGACAAGCCAGAGAAGAGCCTTATTCGTAAGAGCTCGAAAACTGGGGGTAGAAATGGACAAGGACGCATGACTGTTCGCCAGAGAGGTGGAGGACACAAGCGTCGTTATCGTGTAATTGACTTTAAGCGCAACAAGGATGGGATTCCTGCTACTGTAAAGAGCATTGAGTATGATCCCAACCGTACAGCTTTTATTGCTTTGTTGGTATACGCTGATGGAGAGAAGCGCTATATTTTGGCGCCTCACAAATTGAAGGTAGGAGATATCCTATTGTCTGGAGCTGAGATTGCTCCTAACTTGGGGAACAGCTTGCCTTTGAGCAAAATTCCTTTGGGAACAACCATTCATGCTATTGAGACTCGTCCTGGTAAAGGGGCCACATTGGTAAGAAGTGCAGGTACTTCTGCTACTTTGGCTGGTCGTGATGGCAAGTATGTGATCATTAAGATGCCTTCTGGTGAGACTCGCTTGGTATTGGCTGAGTGTAGAGCTACTGTGGGTACAGTATCTAACCCTGACCATGGTTTGCAGGTATTGGGTAAGGCTGGTCGCAAGCGTTGGTTGGGCCGTCGTCCTCGAGTACGTGGTGTAGCCATGAACCCTGTAGATCACCCCATGGGTGGTGGTGAGGGCCGTGCTTCTGGAGGTCATCCTCGTTCTCGTGGCAACATTATGGCCAAGGGACAGAAGACGCGCAAGACCAAGAAGTACTCAGACAAGTTTATCATCACGCGTAGAAAAACAGGTAAAAATAAGAAATAG
- the rplW gene encoding 50S ribosomal protein L23 — protein sequence MAKKAIIIKPLLSEKSTELADNPISTKYTFVVAMDANKIEIKKAVEEQFGVTVDDVNTSIRPGKRKSRVVKGRMVSGRTSPFKKAVVTVAEGEFIEGFYGIDTEEELEEVDGNETEAAEA from the coding sequence ATGGCAAAGAAAGCAATCATCATTAAGCCGCTTCTTTCTGAGAAGAGCACTGAGTTGGCTGACAACCCAATTTCTACGAAATACACTTTTGTGGTGGCAATGGACGCCAACAAAATTGAGATCAAGAAAGCGGTTGAGGAGCAGTTTGGTGTAACTGTAGACGACGTAAACACTTCTATTCGCCCAGGTAAGCGTAAATCACGCGTAGTAAAGGGTCGTATGGTAAGTGGGCGTACAAGCCCTTTCAAAAAGGCAGTAGTTACTGTTGCTGAGGGTGAGTTCATCGAAGGTTTCTACGGTATCGACACGGAAGAGGAGTTGGAAGAAGTAGATGGAAATGAAACTGAGGCTGCTGAAGCCTAG
- the rplD gene encoding 50S ribosomal protein L4, with protein MKLEVLDINGKGLGREVELSSDVFGLELKENHEHVVYLAVKQYLAHQRQGTHKSKERAEIAGSTRKLHRQKGTGGARKGSIKNPLFRGGGRVFGPRPRNYGIKLNKKVSRLARKAALSNKAQDNRILVVEDLKFDAAKTKNYIKFLEALNIANKKSLLLVDAPVAPAAPKAPRLQKGRGRKAAQQKEFNQAYVADLKAYEATVAEYEKTLEEQDKVYDALYTNVALSARNLSQADVINARDLNVYETMNAECLVITESALAAITALLTK; from the coding sequence ATGAAACTAGAAGTATTAGATATCAACGGAAAAGGCTTGGGTAGAGAGGTCGAACTCTCTAGTGATGTCTTTGGTTTGGAGCTGAAAGAAAATCACGAGCACGTAGTTTACTTGGCTGTAAAGCAGTACCTTGCTCATCAGCGCCAGGGCACCCATAAGTCTAAAGAACGTGCAGAGATTGCAGGTTCTACGCGCAAGCTACACCGCCAGAAAGGTACGGGTGGAGCGCGTAAGGGTAGCATCAAGAACCCTTTGTTTAGAGGAGGAGGACGTGTATTCGGTCCCCGCCCTCGTAACTATGGCATTAAGCTAAACAAAAAAGTTAGCCGTTTGGCTCGTAAAGCTGCTTTGAGTAACAAAGCTCAAGACAACCGTATTTTGGTTGTTGAGGACTTGAAGTTTGATGCAGCTAAGACCAAGAACTACATCAAGTTTTTGGAGGCTTTGAATATTGCAAACAAGAAGAGCTTGTTGTTGGTAGATGCTCCTGTAGCACCTGCAGCGCCTAAGGCTCCTCGTTTGCAGAAGGGCCGTGGACGTAAAGCGGCTCAGCAAAAAGAGTTCAATCAGGCTTATGTAGCGGATTTGAAAGCTTATGAAGCAACTGTAGCGGAATATGAAAAAACGCTAGAGGAGCAAGATAAGGTTTATGACGCGCTATACACTAATGTAGCATTGTCTGCCCGCAACCTCTCTCAAGCTGATGTAATCAATGCTCGTGACTTGAATGTTTATGAGACAATGAATGCAGAATGCTTGGTCATTACAGAGAGTGCATTGGCTGCTATTACAGCTCTTTTGACTAAATAA
- the rplC gene encoding 50S ribosomal protein L3 produces the protein MEGLIGRKIGMTSIYTEGGANLACTVVELGPCTITQVKTQETDGYDALQLGFGERRSKNVSQPLKGHFESQKAHKEEGAKAASAVKENKRGQEVTVYPRHLVEFREFYTEKALGETLTAEEVFAEGDTVQVVGTSKGKGFQGVVKRHGFAGVGMRTHGQHNRGRAPGAIGACSYPAKVFKGMRMAGRMGGKRVTVKKLSVLKMFPEKNILLIKGAIPGHKGSIVIVKK, from the coding sequence GTGGAAGGATTAATTGGAAGAAAAATTGGAATGACCAGCATCTACACTGAAGGCGGCGCAAACCTTGCGTGTACTGTAGTAGAGCTGGGGCCCTGCACCATTACTCAGGTGAAGACGCAGGAAACAGATGGTTATGATGCTCTGCAGCTAGGCTTCGGCGAGCGCAGATCAAAAAATGTTAGCCAGCCTTTGAAAGGTCACTTTGAAAGCCAAAAAGCCCACAAAGAAGAGGGGGCTAAGGCAGCAAGTGCTGTAAAAGAAAACAAGCGTGGACAAGAGGTAACAGTTTACCCTCGTCACTTGGTAGAATTCAGAGAATTTTACACAGAGAAAGCGCTTGGCGAAACCCTAACTGCCGAGGAGGTATTTGCTGAAGGCGATACAGTACAGGTAGTAGGTACTTCAAAAGGAAAAGGATTCCAGGGTGTTGTAAAACGCCACGGATTTGCTGGTGTGGGTATGCGTACACACGGTCAGCACAACCGCGGACGTGCACCTGGAGCAATCGGAGCTTGTTCTTATCCTGCAAAGGTATTCAAAGGTATGCGCATGGCTGGCCGTATGGGTGGCAAGCGTGTAACTGTGAAGAAGCTCAGCGTATTGAAAATGTTTCCTGAGAAAAATATTTTGCTAATCAAAGGAGCTATTCCTGGTCACAAGGGCTCTATTGTAATCGTGAAGAAGTAA
- the rpsJ gene encoding 30S ribosomal protein S10 — translation MNQKIRIKLRSYDHNLVDKSTAKIVQTVRNTGAVVTGPIPLPTEKKVFTVLRSPHVNKKSREQFQLRTHKRLIEIYSSTAKTVSALEKLELPSGVDIQVKLM, via the coding sequence ATGAATCAAAAAATCAGAATCAAGTTACGTTCCTACGATCACAATCTCGTGGACAAGTCTACTGCTAAGATTGTACAAACCGTTCGTAACACCGGCGCAGTTGTAACCGGTCCGATTCCGCTGCCCACCGAGAAGAAGGTATTCACTGTTTTGCGTTCACCGCACGTGAATAAGAAATCACGGGAGCAATTCCAACTGCGTACTCACAAACGCTTGATCGAAATCTACAGCTCTACTGCTAAGACAGTAAGCGCCCTAGAGAAGCTAGAGCTTCCTTCAGGGGTAGATATCCAAGTGAAATTGATGTAA